CCACGAAGATTGAAAAATATGTGACATACATCGAAATCTTCTTCTTAGAATATCCACAAATTCCAACAAATAATGCTGAATAAAGATCGCCACTCAACTTCTCTAAAATCTAAAGCAAAATGATTCATCATGAGCCATTAACAGGACGGAAAAAAAAACTGCAATAACACCCTCTCCGAGAAAATCTACTTCCACACTACACGAGCCTTGCCACAATCTCTCAACACATGAATGATGAACCATTGCCCCAAAATATACAAGAAGGGTCATCAACCATACCTCGTCTACATCGTTCAGCATTAATCAGTACGTGTTCTTTAAGCAGCAAGCAAAGGATCTGTCTAACACGTTGATGGCCATATGCTTAAACACATTAATTTATAGGTAATAATATTAAATACAATAATAATAGAGGATCGAATCTTAATTTAATTGATATCATTACCATTATAGAGAGTTATCAAAAATTTATTTACTCTTGACGGTCCGGGATATACAAGGTCGGGCTTTTTAGTATATTATACAACAAGATACAGGTAGTGTATATTTAGATGaactaattttattataattataattgggATTAGATTATGATAATCATAAATTAGTACTACAAATCTAAGGTTATATATTGTAAGGATATAACACAGGGaggtaataataaaatattatacagAGGTCAGCTGCGggcttccttattttatttatttatggacAATTATTTGGATTTACATATTACAAATCATCATGTGATTTTGCAGTGAGATTGTTTAggatatatataaataccattatattatttaataattcttttaatttaattccttcatttttgttttgtttttaatttttttactgaTCTAAATATGAGATTTATTAAAGTAaagattatttaatatattagaaATTATTCTCAAACAGTCTTATCATAATAAAGCACAAtgattatctttgtaaaattagAATTCTacatgataaaattaaaattctaaaatttgatcTTTTATGCATCATTAATGCAATGGGCCTCTTGTGACTATTGACTATAATTTCTTGATTATCGAGTTGGTTAGGTTAGACTAATAATAGTGAACGAGGATGCAATTTTAgtgatttattttagaattcttCTAATATTATGTTTACTGTTGTTTTGGGATTATAATACTGAATATGACACTTGTGTATtaatttgtaatattttatttaCCATTTGTACTATATATCACGttcttatattattattagaaaaattaattattagaaaacaaaattttaatataatctaaATCAAAATAATTGTGGATAGAGATGAAATATGAACTAAAATGGTTTTGGAATTTAGATAATCCCAACCCGTTAATGATTCttgtataaaaattaatatttattaattttgttggtgtgacatacatatatttataaaaatttatttttaaaaaatagagaaatatttttaaattttaaaaattaattaattattaaaatagcgAACATGCAGAGATGAATGGTAGGTTAATAAAGTTAACCAAATAATGCAATCAACAAAGACAAGAACAATCTACATTTTTATGAATTGCCATGTTTAAATCATTCATTCCTTCTATGTCTCAATATGTGGATACTCTCATGAGTAGTCTATATCAAAAGACCCCCTGTTCTATATTATGAAGTGGATGATGCCCTCATGCTTTCTGAGGCTTAAAAACAAGGTTAAAATATGATACTACTCCCTCTAATTCTCTAGAATTTGAGGTTTAATCCATGCGCTTTTAAACCTAAAAGTTcaatcttattttttatttaaatcattattttcattggtaatttttgttaaaatttgtcATCTTAATATGTTTATTTCCGTTAATCATGTAACATGTCATGATTTAAGTAATAtatgaaattgataaattttaattaaaaactacTTATGATTTTAATAATGAAACCCGATTATTTTTTAAAGTCTGAATTTTGGTTAAAAGGTAAGAGTAGTTGAATTGTGGTGGAATATTActtttaccttttttttcttctttaccAAATACTAATTTACATTCAGCAatatatattatttgataaataaatgCAAATACTTAAAAGTTTCTATTCAACAACATGAAAAGGAATAATAAAAAGGTTAAAGTTTTTATGTGGCTGATCTCGGGGATTGGTTAACCAATAAGAACCTCAGATAATGACGTGTCACTTTATATGCATGTCATACAACAACATAATTCTACTTTtatgtttcattttttttttttaaattagggtGTTATTTTCGATAATAGTGATTAATTTTTTTGTCACGAGTATTCTTTAAAGAAATAAACGGCTAATACTCAATTTTCATGAACAAAATTAAACCCTCAAATGAGATATTTAAAGGATTGACtacattttttaaacaaaaaaaatcctACATCTACTCATAATATAAGTTTAAGTTTGTCAAATGTCCCTatactttttagaatttaaatttatttttatattttaattttgagacattaagttcttatattttttatttgaaaatcttTGTCACTCCGTCAATGTTGTTGTTAAAATTGATGTTGTAGttgttataaaaaataaaataattcttttaaccctcaacatttatagTTTTTTTCCTGTCAATTTAGTTCTTACTCTTTAAAAGTAcataaataattacaaaaatattttaaaaattaaaaatttttcatattttcaatAACAATATTCAAaaatagatgttatttatttCATGAATGGTAATAAGATCTccttaaattttgagttattGGTTCGAtccatattaaattaaatttgaacaagttattattattttaaattgaattaattatatatataatattttaattataagtatataaaatatattttaaaaagaatGATATAAacgattgaaaaaaaaaaaggaatataaATGAAGGAGAAAAAGCAATGGGAATTGGAATAAATGAAAGACAGAAAATGGAATAAGCACATGGGCTTTAAAAGATAAAGCCTTATTAGGTTAAGCCAACCAGAAACAGAGAGCCGGCAAAAGGAAAGTTGTTGGTCGGGCGCCACCCACGCCTTGATAGGAACCTCTCGCATCTTTGATTGGGCTTTCCAATTTTCTAAATACCCTTCAATAAATAAACATCATTTACTTCTGTAATGCAGGAACAACGGTGGAGGGACTGCCAATGGCTCCCACTCCCCtccttaattttcttttaaattttactaAATTCACTTTTACCTTTTTGTTTATGGGTGGAATTGACCCtctcaaatttaaattaaaaatatatttatttaaatttaattatagaagaaaataaataataatataacgttatatattttaatattttattattttttattaattgttTTTGTGTATCTTTTAAGTGGGTGGAGTTAtatatttgtatgatatgattATTTTTATGGATGAAACATTATAAGTAGAGTTCATGTATGTTAACACGTatcttattttaaatttaatatatataaatactcTTCTTATTAATACTTAATAttatatgagctcaatatataaaCTGTATAAAATTCAACCTAGATCCATTTAAAATTTGCgtcaataatattaaatatcatgACACTTTTTAGAGAATGAAATGCGTTATTCGGATATCCTAGGCCAAGTTGAGTTCATcttagtatttaaaaaaaaaaaaatggaccGCAGCTTAGTTAGGCACAACTCATCCACACCTTTATCTGGGTATTTATCCAAAAATATGGTAAGTTATGCTCGATTTCCAAaggttttcttttcctttttataaaatttgtaatttgatgGGATAAATTTGGTAATATTTTTTTGATTAAAATatactttaaatttttatatttttcatatatttgtaGGGATGGATTTAAGGGGATGCGAAGAGTGATCGTCTTtcttcaaatttttaaatttttaaattttatatataaattatcatgTATTTTAGATTTTGTATTCACATTGTATAATATTCGACCACTGACTAAATTATATTTCATACAATTTCGCCCCTTAAGTCATAAGGTTATACTTTATATTAACAAAGTActtttaagtttttaattatataactttaataataacaataatcaaATATTAATATATGATGGGCTTTGAAAGACTAAACTTAGAGGATCAATATGGACTTTAAagtcaaatttcaaaattaattgaTTTGACTTATACCGTATATATTAGGATAGTGACTTCCTTGTATTTTAATTTGTATGTCTTGTGAAGGAATTATCTTCCTATGGTAAGGCTTCGCAACATAGTAGAAGATGATTTCCTTTCAACTTGGTGGCATATATCGAAAAAGAGATAGGTCGAGGATTTTTAATAAATTCTATCATTGATGAGTTTGATCTTGTAAAAAGCAAAGAGTGCAATTTAGGATGCATAGTATTGAAAAATAGGAATGCcaagtttttaaatttaattttgaaattataatgatatttatgaaatttttagtATGGTATTAGTTATTCTTTTTGCATATTAGaaagaaatatttaattttatatagtgtgatttttcttttaatttttcttatagttaaatcattcattttaaaaaaaatttaaattgatttatttgataagaatttttttgaagaattaaCACTTTTTATGTTACAAAAAAGGTTGTTCGAATATAGAAGTTTCGCCTTAGTTGGAGTAAAATTATGGATCCGTCCTATATATTTGGAACTTAGTTCTCCTACTTTTATTTCAATGAATTTAGTctatctatttttaaatttaaaattcaaattcaattgtTAACACAATTAAAATTCTTTTGTCAAATCTAGATTCATTAAAATACCAATTTTTAGTTATGCAGTTATAAAGTGAATGCATTTTCTCACTAAGtgcaaaaataacttaagaattaatttaatgttttataattattatttaattaattataattaaataagtgattaattaattgaagttagaaataagaattaaattaattagacaTTATGGATTTGTTgaacaaaacaattaaatatataTCCTCTTATATTCTAATATGATAAAGTTGTAATGACtttaatggaattagaattgggttgagaaaataatttaattaaaaatttaatttaaataaaattaaataaataatattttaggtaataagaaataaatattaGGTTAGATTAAAGTTTAgaaaatacatataattaaacTGAATATAAAAAAACCCAATTAGGCCTTATACCATGTAAGGGTGATAAATCCTAGCGTTTTACTAATGGTGTCACCACTCTTTATACTATAGGTCTACTATAGTATtctattttctattaaaatattgttTAATTAGACATTATTTAAATAGATCTCTTGTGTTGTTTTTATAAATAGAAACTACTGgttaaacaatttaaaaatttaatagacATAATTATTCATTATAAAGTAGTGGCAATTTATTTCATATACTAAATTCTATTTTTGAAAAAATGTATAGTTAtctattatcgatagaaattaacATTCCTATTGAAAGTTAATTACAAGTTCcattttgtgattttagtttgtGTTGCTGGAGTCCATACTCAAAACAATTTATGATTTGAAGATAGTAAAGTAGGGCGTTTAGTTGAAAGCCAGGATTGACTTAACCACCTCGTATAAAGGACAAATACTGTTATAGATATATCATCAAATTTGCAGCAAGTGACAACCTCtcctttttatatttatttttgttttaattctccattaaatttatttatttttaataaaatcatattatagatatatcattaaatttttaaataaaaataattcaaagtaATTTAACCTTAAAAAACTCAGATTTTTTTAAAGGTAAAAGCTCTCAAGAAAACCAAATATTTTTACAACTAGGTCTTGACTATAAATTTTTGCATAATGACTATTATCATACAAATTTTGAAAGATCATTTTACAACAATTATACAAGATTTTAAAGGCTGAAATATTGTTTATAAATTTTTCtgataaaaactaaataaaaaatatcTTATGAAGATTTAAATAAATTACAcaagtttaaaaattttttataaatatttttaattattattaagatTCTTTATAAATGCACTCTCCACTTCGTTAAAACCCTAAACTAAAATCTCATGGGTTTTGAGGCTTGACTTTGTACACTGAAATGGGAATCAATTTTGGGCTTTGACTTTGAATATGATTTCAATTTGGAGTTGGGGCATCGATATAAAATAGGCTTTGAACTTTGTGCTTTCTGGACACTCTCTTTTCACTATTTCAATTTTAGAATTTCACTTCCTCCACCCAATAACATATTAATGATATTCCTTCCcaatttttcttaatttaatatctaaatttttatttaattcggtatttaaatttaataattttttttgatatttaaacttttttaagtttaattttgtccctaaactaGTGAAATGTTATACAAATTACCCTAAAACACTAATCTTTGTTAAAAATTCATGTTATGCTACAAAAATATCATTAATATTAGAGAAAATTTGTGTTTAGAAAAATTATGCATTGAACTATACTTaacaaattaatattaaataaaaaaacaagagttctaaaacccaaattaaaataatttcattattttaaattaacaaaatgaaataaataaattaaactaaaagtaattaaacatttaaaatacaAAAGAGAAATACCATGCCATTTGCCACATGTTAATaatactttaattatttttactatattataaaaaataacattcttaatatattagaataaattataaaacatttGACAAATTTAGGTGTCAAATTGGATAAAATTAGATTAGATATCAAATTAAGAAAAATGTTaagtttaaatattaaattaaataaaaaattcaagttgaAATAGTAGCCAAAACACATTAATTTGaaaatggaataaaaaaaaaaaaccgagaTATACAAtaaggaaaagaaagagagaaattatataaaattagtgGTATAATGGTGTTCCCCAACTAGTGTACTTGGATGGCTTAACACCGATGCATTTCTTGATACATACATCATTCTTTTTTCTCTTTGAATAAAGAGAAAAAGAGGATAATTTCCTTTCAAGAAACTCTTGATTCCTCTCAACTTCCCTTCTTTCTTCCCATCTGCTGCATTTATAACACATGTCTTCACTCTTGTTAATGTAATTAAGTGGTGTAAGAAGAGTTGATGTCTCTTAAGACATATTACGAGTGTTAAGAACGTGAGCCTTTTTTGTCACACTCAGTCATTAGTGGTGTAGTGTGGTGGAGTGAAAGAGGTTTTAGAAGAGGAGGTTAGCTAAAGAAGAAAGCACCTACACCATGACAAAGGTAGCTTTGGTTTTCAAGTGCTCCCTCTTATTAATGACCTGCTGTTTTCTAGGTATGCTTCTTTCAATGGTTTGTTTTGCTTCTCTCCTCTTTATTTCTTGGCTTGGTATTGGGTCACAGAGTTCATTTCTCTTTCTCCTCATCATTGGCCTCTCCGATCTCATTCTTGTTTCTATACCTTTCTAAAACTTAACAATGGTAGTGTCAACAATGGAAACATCAGTGCAAGACAAGGCAGATGCAGGGATTTCAGTGACAACCCTTTCACCCCCAGAAGGAAACACAACTTTCCTTGATGGCACCACATGGTGTGTGGCACTGGCAGGTGTCTCCCAGATTGACTTGCAGAATGCATTAGACTGGGCATGTGGACTGGGAATGTCTGATTGTGGTGCAATCCAGGAGGGAGGAAAATGTTATGAGCCTGACACACTCCTTTCTCATGCTTCTTATGCCTTCAATAATTACTACCAACAGAATGGGAACTCCGATATCGCTTGCAATTTCGGAGGAACGGCCACTTTAACAAAAAATAACCCCAGTAAAAATCTTTTTCATTGTGTAGTTTGTATAAAGAAATGATTCATTTCATCATCAACCTACAATAACTTTGCTCATCTTACATATGCAGGCTATGGAAAGTGTCTGTATGCAGCACCAGGGTATGGTCATTGTATTCTCTTATGTTTGACACTTGGCAGGGTTGATTAATGTTGATATGTTTGCTTTTGTTTAATAATCTCTTGTAGGTCTGATAGGTCAGCAACACCTCCTTTGTCCAAGCATAAATCAAGCTTTTTATGGTGGGAAATTGTAGGGATTTTACTGCTTTTGTACAAGGGAAGCTAATGCAAGGTTTAgttttaccctgaatttgtgatttttatgCTTGGGAATGTAATGTCAGATGGAATTAAAGCGTATGGCAACGTATTACTATTATAAATATTATCTGATTCCTATCTTTGTAATTGGTTTAGGAATCTAATATTTTATatcactttattttatttatattaactacactgtcacttttttttttttttgtctaataCAAAGAGAAAAGCCCTTAAGCTACTGGAGCCTATACATATATTCCAGCCAGGGTATTGGTTGAGAAATTGTGATTAAGCTTAAAGATGGTGCGAATAAAATGATACTAGGATTAGATAAAATACTAAAGAGAAGTGAAAGAGGAGGTGGGGGTGGGGCAGAGGCTGATACGTTTTGTCTTTTGCCTGAAACAGCAATTGCATGGGGCAGTGTTCTTAGCAGTTTAGCTGACAATGGCGTGAAATGAAATGATGAGGAATCTCAATTATGTCCATTCACCATCAACTGCTAAAAGTAAAACCATTGCTTGGCTTTTCTTCAGGCTTGAGGAAGCCCTTTTGACTCCAAAATGATTTCAATATCGCAGATACCAACAGTTGTGAAATTCCAGAAAACTTTGATCCAACCATTTTTATACATCTTGAGgttatatattttgttcaaaccAAATCAAAAATCTATCGGACTCATTTTGAGAAGTTCAAATCGACGATTTAGAATGCCAATGTATGTTGTAGGTAGGGGAGTCCCAAATCACTATCTCGGATGGGGGAGGGGAGACGGGGACGGAGACGGAGTGAgatgatttttcttttatttaatattaatataattatatttatttaatattaacatcaatattaaatttaaatttattagtaTATTTTTGCAAATattcatgtattttatatatttctttaaatttttaaaatcaggaTCACATTAAAACTATTTGTAAATTTAGaaggttaattttttaaaattatgattaaattgatttaatatgtaaaaattgagagtaaaatttattattatattaattttaactatCACATCAATTTACTGTTTGTGATTTTAACATGAGTGATCAAAATGACTAAATAACTTAAGTACTTAAATTacaatttcttttattttgtgtgactaaattaaattttttataattaaataactattttataatttactcaaaattttattttattactacttTTAATCTAATCATTAACTCCCATTTAAAAAGAATTCGAATAATCAAATAACGGCACGttgtaattttaaatatataaaaaataaaaataaaaaaaataaaactaaactaaattaaaatataatctcTCTCCCATTCCTAATTCATATTCTTTATCTTCATCATTTCAGGAAAAAAATGTAAATTGTTAAAACAAACTCTTACTTCAAATTTCTCCCACTAAAACAAACACCCTTTTTTTTGTGTGTCGTCTCGCATAGTTGTTAATGCTCAAAAAAATAATATTGTGGGGGCTTTCACCATTTTGAGGCCATGGCATGTGGTTTTACATGGTTTTTGTATTTGAGTTTTTGAGAAAGCGGGCGCGGATTTATGAATAGGGGATGTTGTGCGAGTATCTACAGGACCTAAATTATCAACTTggtaatatttttttttaaaaattagatcGGTGATCGAATCAGTTCgattaatttgattaaaaattttaaaacttaaaaaaatcaatttaatcgTTTCAATTAATTTGAATCAGTTCTCAATTTAATGGATTCAAAATCACTTTTCGAATAGGTATCTCAATTGATTTTTGATCAAATTAGTCGTCTGGCTTGTCTGGTTCAAATAATATTGGGCTATGGAGGTTATTTGCTAAAAATGTTGGGTTTGCAGGGGATTCAAAATTtaagatgaaaacaaagttgATGAAGTAGGAAAGGGAGATAGAGACGGAAAGAACGAgagttgatatttttatttttaatttttacttaatattaaatttaaatatttttatttaattaaaatgacaTGTGTtatagtttaattaattttaattattttttaacagGACTTAATAGTTGgactaaaataataatgaataaaACCTTAACTACTtacattgataaaaaaaaaactttaagtatctaaatgaaaaaaaatttaagtacctATTTTCCGTATAAACTTTTTTCTTAAAGATTTTAGATaatttgattcaaatgatttggGATATGATTGAGATGAGgatttttactataataatactaaaaaaaaaactaaaataggaTGCTTTGAAAATTATATACGAAAATAGGCTATTCCAAGTGGTGGAAGGTGGTGCATAGCCGGCACCACCCTCAAATTTCTgccatttctgacatttttcaggtaaaaaaaaaaactataggtCGGAAAAAAAAAATATAGGTTGAGGGTACCCCATAGGCGGCACCGGTGGAGGGTACCCCATAGGCGGCATCGGTTGAGGGTACCCCATAGGCGGCACCGGTGCTGCTGTCatggaagaggaagaagaagaagagaagaagaagaagagggcagcaggaaaggaaagaaagaaagaaaaaaaagaaagaagagagacagaaggaaagagaaaaataaggaaaaaaattaaatgaaaggaaagtttaggaataaggaaaaataattaaagtttttgaaaggtaacttttttttataaaatttaatttgtatATACAAACAATAAAGAAATATTATTATagaaatattataatttataaacttaaatatttacatatacaaataatatagaaatattattatctataaatatttaagtttataaatttgtaatatttattttattttctcttagTTTATTCAATAGAAATATTATATGTATAATTGTATgtattgttattttaaaaataaattataaatcaataaaaataaaataaatgcaaatatactttaataactcttttaattaaataatacactataaaaataaatttaagaattaaatttcaattaaattcaattaaatcaacaataataataaaattaaattaaattttataacaaaaaaattatatttttaacactttaattattcttgtaaaaaccagaaaaggaaaagaaaaataattacaaCAATTAAAGCGTTTAAATTACTCTTtcctaaaccctaaactttcctttcatttaatttttttttccttatttttctttttccttccctctctcttctttcatttttttctttctttctttcctttcccgccgcctttttcttcttcttcttcttccatgGCAGCAGCACTGGTGCCGCCTATGGGGTACCCTCAACCGGTGCCGCCTATGGGGTACCCTCAacctatatttttttttttgaccTATAGTTTTTTTTTACCTGTAAAATGTCAGAAAATGGCAGAAATTTGAGGGTGGTGCATAGGAATAGCCTATTTTCGTATATAATTTTCAAGACAtcctattttagttttttttttttggtattattatagtaaaaatcCCTTGAAATGATTTTAGCGTAACATCAATACCCAAAAATATCAGTCATAAAAGTTCCAATACTTCTATCAATAATTTTAGCTAACTTGATAGTTTGATCTTACTCATTTCACTTCCTCCCAACCCTTTAACCACCTACTTCCCCTATTACCTTATTTTTTTACACATTTAAACCTTAAACCTTTCAATCACTCACAAAatttactatattttattttattatttaagtgTTTTTCTTCCTATTGTTATTTTATTAGTGTTATAAAAGAAATTCTTGAATATGTCATATGTATGTTTTATCATTCAAGCAAATTAGTGTTTGTTTTTGTTGGATGATTGATGGCTATTCAATAAaaacttaatattttttttaacctTATTTTGCTTATTTTTGCTTTGTTTTTATGCGCTTTTATACATTTCTTGGTTTGCATTTTTAGTTttttatgcatatttttagtattttttatttgaataagGTTGCATAAAGTTTTCTTGTAGGTTTTGAGACTTTTGAGCAAGTGAGGACTCTATATCTAAGGGCATTCGGTTGGATGCATTTTAAGTGTAATTCAATGTATTGGTGTTTGGTTGGAATGCTAGTGTCCTAAACTTCATTAAGATTACCAAGGGCTAAACTTCTAAAATTTACAATAAAAATAGTGAAGTAGTTCAATAATCGTAAAACGAATTGTAAacgaatttttttgaaaaaaattcgaTTCAGTTAACGGTTAAGAGTTTAAAAGGgtcgattaattcggttaatggtAGTTCTGGTTggttaaccgattgaacacccctACCTTATGCTAATTGGTATTTATAGTGGTGGTTCCTCATAAAAAAAACCAACAACTACACATCCACTATCTCACATACAAAGATGAAGTTGAGGGCAACAAAAGTAGGAATAACCCCACGAACCAAAACATGGAGCAATCCCAACATTCTCCCACTTGGTTCGTATTGCCCATGAATACTTAAAGTCAAAACATAATTCACGAATCATAGCAATATTTTCACT
This window of the Gossypium arboreum isolate Shixiya-1 chromosome 12, ASM2569848v2, whole genome shotgun sequence genome carries:
- the LOC108478997 gene encoding glucan endo-1,3-beta-glucosidase 13, whose product is MTKVALVFKCSLLLMTCCFLVSTMETSVQDKADAGISVTTLSPPEGNTTFLDGTTWCVALAGVSQIDLQNALDWACGLGMSDCGAIQEGGKCYEPDTLLSHASYAFNNYYQQNGNSDIACNFGGTATLTKNNPSYGKCLYAAPGSDRSATPPLSKHKSSFLWWEIVGILLLLYKGS